Proteins from a single region of Dermochelys coriacea isolate rDerCor1 chromosome 28, rDerCor1.pri.v4, whole genome shotgun sequence:
- the LOC119849433 gene encoding uncharacterized protein LOC119849433, which translates to MIDGFGGGGWAGYEQLGSRKPSPAPNPWRCGWLLGSRILCLPLGEEVGLWMEGKEAMRQHLQRMVCGVMSPTWISPPCYIMWCHQALSLHSSCRRERQAAAVRTRERGSQDIGQLGLAGRGKNKAFHLSLALATLLCPQPAMGGGTVAVAEDWATWPCFLGRVCHRQRAGHSLHSIRWKEDGACASHAFLPRYSGRVRRGTTRAQLKILALDWRIKPVALALLLGHGVLWRCPHGRLSTRSTL; encoded by the exons ATGATTGACGGTTTTGGAGGTGGGGGTTGGGCTGGCTATGAGCAACTGGGATCCAGGAAGCCCTCGCCTGCGCCGAACCCATGGAGGTGTGGTTGGCTGCTGGGAAGTAGAATCCTGTGCCTGCCTCTTGGAGAAGAAGTGGGGTTGTGGATggaaggaaaagaagcaatg AGGCAACACTTGCAGAGGATGGTATGTGGGGTCATGAGCCCCACCTGGATTAGCCCTCCCTGCTACATCATGTGGTGCCaccaggctctctccctgcacagcagctgcCGGAGGG AGAGACAGGCAGCTGCTGTGAGGACACGTGAGCGAGGCTCTCAGGATATTGGTCAGTTAGGTCTGGCTGGCAGGGGAAAGAACAAAGCCTTCCATCTcagcctggcattggccacattGCTCTGCCCTCAGCCAGCCATGGGAGGAGGGACTGTGGCTGTAGCTGAGGATTGGGCCACATGGCCATGCTTCCTTGGCAGGGTATGCCACAGGCAAAGAGCTGGGCACAGTCTACATAGTATCAGGTGGAAGGAAGATGGAGCTTGTGCATCTCATGCGTTTCTCCCTCGCTACTCCGGCAGAGTCAGGAGGGGAACGACAAGGGCCCAGCTGAAGATTTTGGCCTTGGACTGGAGGATTAAGCCTGTGGCCTTGGCACTGCTGCTCGGACATGGGGTTTTGTGGCGCTGCCCCCATGGTCGCCTGTCCACTAGGTCAACACTTTGA